Part of the Labrenzia sp. CE80 genome, GACGGAACCGCTCTGCCCAATCCCAGTTGATCGCATCGGCAAGCTTGGCGACGGGCAGTTCGACATCTTTTGCAAGATCACCATCAAGCCCCAGCTTTGTCAGGACTTCCGCAAGAACACGCAGTGGGTCTTCTGACAGCGTGTCATAGGTGATGGTGAGCGGGGCAATGCCCTGAGCGGCGAACCACTCGATCCAGTCTCGGTCGAAAACCCCAAAACGGTCGTGCTCCGCCTTGATTGCCGGCCCGTCGTAGACCGGCTCGCGTGGGGCGCTGAGGCGCTCCAGCTCGCGTCCATTCGGCGCCTTGTGCCAAAGGCCGGTCTGCTGTGCCTTCACAAAGGAAATCGCCTGCTCAAGCTTGTCGGCCCGTGTCAGATGGACAAAGAGTACCCGTCCGAAGGCCGCCTCCATGCGCCCACGATCGCTTTGCCCTTCAGGGTGGAGGAGGGCTAGCTCTTGCTGAAAGAAATCGAAACTGTGTCGCTGCAGTCTCAGGCCGAAGATGTCTGTTCCGCCCCTGCCTTTCGCCCACGCCGCGTCAAACACCGCTTTCAGGTTCTCCATTTCACAGGGCCCGCTTTCAAGACCGTAATAGTCAAGCCAGGCATCCAGCGAGGGTTCGTGAAAGTGGGAGCCGGGCCGGCCGGCGACGTTGGTGGCCGACAGCAGCTTGCACAAGAGTGTGCTGCCGCTGCGCGGCGAGGTGCAGATTACATAGGCATCATAGGCTGGCATGGACCGTCCGATTGAAAGCGCGTCACATAAAGCCCGTGACCTATCTACGCGATGTTTCAGCAAAATGACCACGAACAGAGGCGGAGCGCCAGGGAAGGGAACTATTCGGGATGTAAGTCGGCTTGTGGTGCATTGCAGGGCATGACTAAGCTTTAAGCTGCAACGCTCTGACACAGCGTTGGCAAGGTGAGGAGAAACCATGACCACGGCCGCAGCTGCAGTGCCAGCCACCCGCACAACCACCGGCATCATCATGATGTGCGTCGGCGTCGCGTGTCTCTGCGTCAATGATGCGCTCGCCAAGACCCTCGGCGATACCTATCCGCCCGTGCAGATCCTCTTCATGCGCAACATCATCGCGTTGCCGTTTGCCGCGCTCATAGCCTACTTCCTGGGCGGAGCGGGTGCTTTGAGGACCTATAGTCTCGGCGCCCATCTCGCACGCGGCCTTTTGTGGATGGCTGCGGCAACGCTTTTCTTCACCAGCGTCACGCTTCTGGATCTGGCTGAAGCGACGGCGCTGGTCTTCGCAGCTCCGCTGTTCATTACGGCCCTGTCGGCCTTTCTCTTGCGCGAAACCGTCGGCTGGCGGCGCTGGAGCGCCGTTCTGGTTGGTTTCTTGGGGGTCCTGATCGTTGTTCGACCTGGCGGCGGCAGTTTCCAGCCGGCACTGCTCCTGCCGCTTGCGACCGCGGTTCTTTATGCGGTGCTGATGATTGGTGCGCGCTGGGTCGATCCGCGCGAGAGCGTCTGGACCTTGATGCTCTATCTCGTCGGCGCGGGCGCGCTGCTCAGCGCCCTGGTCTGCCCCTTCTTCTGGGTCGATCTTGAGCCTCGACATCTTTGGCTCTTCGTCGCCATCGCCTTCTTCGGCACAGTGGGCATCACGCTCATGACCCAGGCCTTTCGCCTTGCGCCTGCGACCGTGCTCGCTCCCCTCGACTACAGCGCTCTCATCTGGGCGACTCTTCTTGGCTGGCTGTTCTGGCGCGAAATCCCAGATCTCGCCACATACCTTGGCGCCGCCATCATCATCGCCAGCGGGATCTTTATCGTGCTGAGGGAGGGACGCAGGAAGGCGTAGAGCGTGAGCGCGAGCTCGCGCATCAAAGTCGCCTTAGTCGTCGCGTCCGGGTTCATTTGGGTTGCTGGAGAACAATGCGATCTTGTTCCGTTGGGGGTCTCGAAGGTAGCCGACGTAAAAGCGCGGGCCATACGCATCACGAAAACCGGGCTGCCCTTCGTCAAAGCCGCCGGCAGCAAGTGCTGCGGCGTGAAGGTCACGAACCTGGCTTTGGCTGCGAGCCTCAAAGGCGACCATTGTGCCATTTCCAGCGGAGGCCGGACACCCATCGAAGGTTGGTTTTACATAGAACTCCGGCAGCACGGGAGCCTGGCCTGATGGCACGGGCAGCGCGAAACTCAGGCCCTCGGGTCCTTCTTCCAGCCCGTACCCTAGAGCTGGCAGGAACGCACAGTAGAAGCGTTTTGCGTGTTTGATGTCATCAGCACCAACGGTGACGTAGGCAATCATGCTGCGTTTTCCTTCGCTAAATTCTTGCCCTAGCAATAAGCGCCATCAGCTCGTCGAACTCGCGCCGTGTGGTAAAGCGATGCTCGACGCAATACTCGCTCTCGCGGTTGCCACGCTCGCGGCACGATAGCATGAGCTGTTCAATCGCAGCCTCGCCTTCCATGCCGTCCACTTCGATCATCGGAAGAAAGCGTTTTAAGAACTCGGTCGTGTCGGACTGGTGAACGATGACAGTGTCCCATTCGGGTACGACGAAGAGAGCTTGATTTCCAAGGCCCCAAGCCCAAAAAGACCCTTCTGGCAGGCTAGTGTCGGGGCCGGGAATCCACCACAAATATCCATGCGCCCATCTCAGGCCGTCGTTTCCCGTTTCGGTGAAATCCTCAACTGCGCGGTCGATCCAGCTTTCAGGCAGAATTTGTTGATTGTCCGTGCGACCTTTGTGGAGGTAAAGCTGGCCAAGCCTGACCAGATCCCGGGCCGACATGCGAAACGCCGCAGCCTTATGCATCGATAGATCGGCATCAAGGATATAGGACACCGCATCAACACGGAAGTCTTCCATTCCCGTCGGCTGCGCAATGCCCTTGTCAAATGCCTCCGCGATTCCAAGACCCGTGCGGTCTTCAAAAATCGAGGTGAGAGCATTGTAGTCCCAGTTGTTGTAGGCCCAAATCCTGCCGGGTTCGTTTTCCCCCTGGCCCAACCTTTTATCGATATCGGCTTGTATCCCTCCCGAGGCTGCGGCCGGATGATTGATGCCCGACACACTCTTGAGCAGATTGAGAACCGTTGCTTGTCTTTGCTTCGCTGAAAGTGGCCCAGGAGTGTCGCTGACATTCAGTTCCTGCAGCGTGGCGTCCAGGTTGATCTGCCCCGGGCCAGAGCCGAGGTGCAAGCCGACGAGCGCGCTGAGGAACGATTTGCGCATCGAGTGTGTGGCGTATGGTTTTTCCAAGTTGCCGAATGCGCCGACCACCTGATCGTTTGTAACGATGATGAAGCTGTCGGTGCTAAGCGTCGCAGCGTGGCTCAAGGCAGCATCGAGTCGACCAGAGTGCCAGCCCAGGCTTTCTGCTTTTTCATCAGACAGGCGTGTCATGTCGAGCGCGCGCTCTGGCGCTGATGGTCTCGAGAGGCCATTCTCGCCGGTCATGAACAAGTAGGTGAGACAGAGAGCAGCAATGACGATCAGGCCGGATACCCAAAGGGCTGTCTTGCGTTTCATGATCGGTCTCTCCAATCGGCAGAATGATGCTTGGGCGAGCCTAGTCCGAAATTGCGACAATCAGTGGTTTGGCGGCTCTCAAAGTTCCTGACCGGTTTTCCCGCTAGGTCCAAATGGCAGCAATGACTGGCAGCTTTTCTCGGTCTCCCGCCTTTACGCCTCCTGAAGTTTTCCGCGCTTCAGGTGTTCGTCCAGCCTTGGCATGATCTCGACGAAGTTGCAGGGCATGTGGCGGTAGTCGAGCTGAAGCTTGAGGATCCCGTCCCAGGCGTCCTTGCAGGCACCGGGAGAGCCGGGCAGGGCAAAGATATAGGTGGCTCCCGCGACACCGCCGGTCGCTCGTGACTGGATGGTCGAGGTGCCGATCTTGTCGTAGGAGATCCGGTGAAACACTTCCGAAAATCCGTCCATACGCTTTTCGAACAGTGGCTCGACGGCCTCCGGTGTCACATCGCGTCCGGTGAAGCCGGTGCCACCGGTTGAAATCACCACATCGACGCCCTTGTCGGCGATCCAGCCCCGCACAACCGCCTGTATCGCCGGAACATCGTCAGCCACAATTTTCCGGTCAGCCATTTTGTGCCCCGCCTTCTCAATGCGGTCGGCCAGCGTCGATCCGGAGCGGTCTTCTTCCAGCGTTCGTGTGTCCGACACCGTCAGGACAGCAATGTTGAGCGGAATGAACGGGCGGCTTTCGTCAATACGGTTCATTGGGAAACTCCTCTGATCAAGACATAGTAGAGCCGGCGCCCCGGCGCCAGTCAGGGGCAGAGCGAGACGTGGCGGTGTGTGCCAAATATTCCAAAATGAGGATGCTTGAAGAAATAATGATAAATTATAGGTCAGTAATATTGACCTTTAATTGCTGGCGTGATTTATCGTTCAGGCAACAAAAAAGAACCAGCAAGAGAGAAACGCCATGACTGATTGGGCTCACCTCTACGCCGACCGCTCCAAGCGGATGGGTGCATCGGAAATCCGGGAACTGTTGAAACTTCTGGACCAGCCGGACATGATTTCCTTTGCTGGCGGCATACCCGATCCGGCGCTGTTTCCGGCAGACGCCTTCAAGCAGGCCTTTGAGGACCTTTTTTCAGACGGTGGCCATCAGACCGCTCTGCAATATTCGGTCAGTGAAGGCTACAAGCCATTGCGGGACTGGATCGCCGGCCAGATGGCGGCCATCGGCGTGCCTTGCTCGGCCGAGAACATCATGATCACATCCGGCGCCCAGCAGGCGCTGGATTATCTCGGCAAGCTGTTCCTGACGGCTGGTGACACGGCACTTGTCGGTTGGCCGACCTATCTCGGTGCGCTTCAGGCCTTCAACGCCTATGAGCCGGCCTACCAGCGCCTTGACCCCTTTGCGAACATGTCGGCGCAGGCCTATCGCGAGACGGCAGAGGCCGCAGGTGGTGCCGTCAAGTTCGCCTATACATCTGCCGACTTTGCCAATCCCACCGGTGAGACGCTGACCCTGGACGCCCGCAACGGCATTCTGGATCTCGCTGGGGACCTGGATATTGCCGTCATTGAGGATGCGGCCTATCAGTCCCTGCGCTTCGATGGTGAGGCCCTGCCGCCTCTCATGGCGCTGGACATTGCCCGCTGCGGCGACATCGAGGCGACGCGAACCATCTATTGCGGCAGCTTTTCCAAGACGCTGTCCCCTGGCCTGCGGCTTGGCTGGGTCTGCGCGGCCACGCCGGTCATTCAAAAACTCGTTCTGATCAAACAGGCCTCGGACCTCAATTCCTCGACGCTGAACCAGATGGTCATCGCGAAGGTTGCCATGAGCTGTTTCGAGCAACAGGTCACGAGGATCTGCAAGGTCTACAGCGAGCGGCGAGATTATATGCTGGCAGCTCTCGAGCGTCATATGCCCGCCGGTGTCACCTGGGGACGGCCAGAAGGCGGCATGTTCCTCTGGCTGCAATTGCCGGAGACGATGGACGCAGGTGCGCTCATGGCGCAGTCTGTGGCAAGCGCGAAGGTGGCCTTTGTGCCCGGCCAAGCATTTTTCGCCGATGGATCGGGACAAAATTGCATGCGGCTCAACTTCACGTCATGTGGGCCGGATAGGATCGAAGAAGGCATCGCCCGACTGGGGCGCCTGATTGCGGAACGGATGCCCAGGGCCGCTTGAGGCAGGAGCAAGTGATTGGACTGGAACGAGCGCCTCGACAACTATTGTGAACGGATCGGACCAGAGTTCTGGGCTGAACCGCTCAATGCAGTGAGCAATCTGGCCTTCATTGTTGCTGCCCTGTGGGCTTACGTTCTCTGGCGACGGCAAACGCCCGGCGACTGGCCCGCCCTGTTCCTGATTGTCGTGATCCTGGCCACAGGCATTGGCTCCTTCTTGTTCCACACGGTCGCGACCCGCTGGGCCATGCTGACCGACGTTGTGCCGATCGCCATCTTCATTCACGGCTACCTTCTGCTGGCGTTGAGGCGCTATCTCGGTCTGCCATGGTGGGCGGCCATCGCCCTTGTTGCGGTCTTCCTTGTCGCGACGCCCTATACCGCTGGGCTGGCGCAGCCGGTTGCAGCCTCATCTGCCGGCTATGTTCCCGCGTTGCTCGCTATTTTTGCCATGGCGGCGCTGGTCCGAAGCAAGGGGCGAGGGCTGTCAAAGCCGCTCTTCGTTGTTGGGCTCTTGTTTTTGATCTCATTGATTTTTCGCACCATCGACGCCCCACTGTGTGCAGGTCTGGAAGTTGGAACGCATTTTCTGTGGCATATGTTCAACGGATTGGTGCTGTTTTTACTTCTTCGTCTTCTCATTTCGCAGCGTGCCGGTTACACCCCTTGAACAATCGTCTAATGCAGGTTCCTTTTGTCTCCTGTTCCCGCGCTGGTCCGGCAAGACCGTTCGTGCCCGATCGGGGACGCAAGGGGAGGTCCCTGAACCGCCAATGGAAAGGCCGCGGATACCATGAGTGACAACAAGACCACCGGCAGCGATCTCACGGAAGCCGCACTCTTCTTTCACCAGCATCCGCGCCCGGGCAAGCTCGAGATCCAGGCAACCAAGCCCCTGGGCAATCAGCGTGACCTTGCGCTTGCCTACTCGCCCGGTGTGGCCGCGCCCTGTGAGGAGATCGCCAAGGATCCCGCCAAGGCGGCGGACTATACGGCCCGAGGCAATCTCGTCGGCGTGATCTCCAACGGGACGGCCGTGCTTGGTCTTGGTGCCATTGGCCCCCTGGCGTCCAAGCCGGTGATGGAGGGCAAGGCGGTCCTCTTCAAGAAATTCGCCGGCATCGACGTTTTCGATATCGAGGTGGATGAACTCGACGTCGATCGCTTTGTTGACGCGGTTGCCGTTCTGGAGCCGACCTTCGGCGGCATCAATCTTGAAGATATCAAGGCGCCGGAGTGCTTCCAGATCGAAGCCAAGCTGCGCGAGCGGATGAACATTCCTGTCTTCCACGATGATCAGCATGGAACCGCCATCATTGTTGGCGCTGCCGTCCGAAACGGTCTGGAGCTGGCGGGCAAGAAAATGTCCGATGCGAAAGTTGTTGCTTCGGGTGCTGGAGCCGCAGCCCTTGCCTGTCTGAACATGCTCGTCTCGCTTGGAGTCAAGCGCGAGAACATCTGGATTTCTGACATTGAAGGCGTCGTCTACGAGGGGCGCGAAGCCCTGATGGACGAGTGGAAGTCGAAGTTCGCACAAAAGACCGACAAGCGCACTTTGTCCGAGATCATCGAGGGTGCGGACGTCTTTCTCGGGCTCTCC contains:
- a CDS encoding ceramidase domain-containing protein, whose amino-acid sequence is MDWNERLDNYCERIGPEFWAEPLNAVSNLAFIVAALWAYVLWRRQTPGDWPALFLIVVILATGIGSFLFHTVATRWAMLTDVVPIAIFIHGYLLLALRRYLGLPWWAAIALVAVFLVATPYTAGLAQPVAASSAGYVPALLAIFAMAALVRSKGRGLSKPLFVVGLLFLISLIFRTIDAPLCAGLEVGTHFLWHMFNGLVLFLLLRLLISQRAGYTP
- a CDS encoding VOC family protein, whose translation is MIAYVTVGADDIKHAKRFYCAFLPALGYGLEEGPEGLSFALPVPSGQAPVLPEFYVKPTFDGCPASAGNGTMVAFEARSQSQVRDLHAAALAAGGFDEGQPGFRDAYGPRFYVGYLRDPQRNKIALFSSNPNEPGRDD
- a CDS encoding DMT family transporter produces the protein MTTAAAAVPATRTTTGIIMMCVGVACLCVNDALAKTLGDTYPPVQILFMRNIIALPFAALIAYFLGGAGALRTYSLGAHLARGLLWMAAATLFFTSVTLLDLAEATALVFAAPLFITALSAFLLRETVGWRRWSAVLVGFLGVLIVVRPGGGSFQPALLLPLATAVLYAVLMIGARWVDPRESVWTLMLYLVGAGALLSALVCPFFWVDLEPRHLWLFVAIAFFGTVGITLMTQAFRLAPATVLAPLDYSALIWATLLGWLFWREIPDLATYLGAAIIIASGIFIVLREGRRKA
- a CDS encoding PLP-dependent aminotransferase family protein; protein product: MTDWAHLYADRSKRMGASEIRELLKLLDQPDMISFAGGIPDPALFPADAFKQAFEDLFSDGGHQTALQYSVSEGYKPLRDWIAGQMAAIGVPCSAENIMITSGAQQALDYLGKLFLTAGDTALVGWPTYLGALQAFNAYEPAYQRLDPFANMSAQAYRETAEAAGGAVKFAYTSADFANPTGETLTLDARNGILDLAGDLDIAVIEDAAYQSLRFDGEALPPLMALDIARCGDIEATRTIYCGSFSKTLSPGLRLGWVCAATPVIQKLVLIKQASDLNSSTLNQMVIAKVAMSCFEQQVTRICKVYSERRDYMLAALERHMPAGVTWGRPEGGMFLWLQLPETMDAGALMAQSVASAKVAFVPGQAFFADGSGQNCMRLNFTSCGPDRIEEGIARLGRLIAERMPRAA
- a CDS encoding Stf0 family sulfotransferase translates to MPAYDAYVICTSPRSGSTLLCKLLSATNVAGRPGSHFHEPSLDAWLDYYGLESGPCEMENLKAVFDAAWAKGRGGTDIFGLRLQRHSFDFFQQELALLHPEGQSDRGRMEAAFGRVLFVHLTRADKLEQAISFVKAQQTGLWHKAPNGRELERLSAPREPVYDGPAIKAEHDRFGVFDRDWIEWFAAQGIAPLTITYDTLSEDPLRVLAEVLTKLGLDGDLAKDVELPVAKLADAINWDWAERFRQEYANV
- a CDS encoding serine hydrolase; protein product: MKRKTALWVSGLIVIAALCLTYLFMTGENGLSRPSAPERALDMTRLSDEKAESLGWHSGRLDAALSHAATLSTDSFIIVTNDQVVGAFGNLEKPYATHSMRKSFLSALVGLHLGSGPGQINLDATLQELNVSDTPGPLSAKQRQATVLNLLKSVSGINHPAAASGGIQADIDKRLGQGENEPGRIWAYNNWDYNALTSIFEDRTGLGIAEAFDKGIAQPTGMEDFRVDAVSYILDADLSMHKAAAFRMSARDLVRLGQLYLHKGRTDNQQILPESWIDRAVEDFTETGNDGLRWAHGYLWWIPGPDTSLPEGSFWAWGLGNQALFVVPEWDTVIVHQSDTTEFLKRFLPMIEVDGMEGEAAIEQLMLSCRERGNRESEYCVEHRFTTRREFDELMALIARARI
- the moaB gene encoding molybdenum cofactor biosynthesis protein B, translated to MNRIDESRPFIPLNIAVLTVSDTRTLEEDRSGSTLADRIEKAGHKMADRKIVADDVPAIQAVVRGWIADKGVDVVISTGGTGFTGRDVTPEAVEPLFEKRMDGFSEVFHRISYDKIGTSTIQSRATGGVAGATYIFALPGSPGACKDAWDGILKLQLDYRHMPCNFVEIMPRLDEHLKRGKLQEA